The following coding sequences lie in one Treponema sp. OMZ 790 genomic window:
- a CDS encoding bacteriocin immunity protein — protein MTKEELIQLAKNIMNAAGKTEEENNEMLLKFLDNIPDPNASDLFFSLEYAGLTAEEIVEKALSYKPLQL, from the coding sequence ATGACTAAAGAAGAATTAATACAACTTGCTAAAAATATAATGAATGCTGCCGGAAAAACAGAAGAAGAGAATAATGAAATGCTTTTGAAATTTTTGGATAATATTCCAGATCCAAATGCTTCCGATTTATTTTTCTCCTTGGAATATGCCGGTTTAACAGCGGAAGAAATTGTTGAAAAAGCATTATCTTATAAACCTCTTCAATTATAA
- a CDS encoding DMP19 family protein produces MKTMNENLTAEVIKGMGEEIDLYRLIDPMWYTVNIYGTHEEYLKSAKDFTLEQRYLLALQWYTVETDNGGHHQFFFNSTGIVWQDALEGLKLFGIDDLYKNFLEVIEFFGGSISFDRKQRWDMLSEAEKKDEEALNDFLDKHDRFYYNHDEFDDKLITYIKNNPEKFVFVGSYETDEE; encoded by the coding sequence ATGAAAACAATGAATGAAAATTTAACGGCAGAAGTCATTAAAGGAATGGGCGAAGAAATAGATCTTTATCGGCTCATTGACCCTATGTGGTACACCGTAAATATTTACGGAACGCATGAAGAATATCTAAAATCGGCTAAAGATTTTACTTTGGAACAGCGTTACTTATTAGCCCTGCAGTGGTATACGGTGGAAACCGATAACGGCGGTCATCATCAGTTTTTTTTCAACTCCACAGGTATTGTGTGGCAAGACGCCTTGGAAGGTCTTAAGCTTTTTGGCATTGATGATTTATATAAGAACTTCTTGGAAGTGATAGAATTTTTTGGCGGCTCAATTTCTTTTGATAGGAAGCAGCGCTGGGATATGCTTTCAGAAGCGGAAAAAAAAGATGAAGAAGCTCTTAATGATTTTTTGGATAAGCATGATAGGTTCTATTATAATCACGATGAATTTGACGATAAACTGATAACCTACATTAAAAACAACCCCGAAAAATTTGTCTTCGTCGGCAGTTACGAAACAGATGAAGAGTAA
- a CDS encoding DUF2262 domain-containing protein, which yields MIENISTKEQFESKFLEEEKEILVLIETKTGGAFKFGDMWVPSNRPLAFIDLADNSLYSESIRLEWLVKDRDWKYYFKPQTAFRVKVRPQKPNSSSKHKHLFMLVEVLEEDVKDKRFDKILKEYNTEVIYEDEDFYFVLNKEYNWFEGAIKYKDEDIDLNVETEDLEELKNILSAYKAATKNFDEWLNRIKKFAAEQLTGLANDWQEKETPEITKKDFFDRVELSSIVLEPENNFIVYLHDDDMFFGHIICVYGNLDGKLDSANIEG from the coding sequence ATGATAGAAAATATAAGTACAAAAGAACAGTTTGAATCAAAATTTCTTGAAGAAGAAAAAGAAATCTTAGTGCTTATCGAAACTAAAACCGGCGGGGCATTTAAATTTGGCGATATGTGGGTACCGTCTAATCGCCCGCTCGCTTTTATCGACCTTGCGGATAATTCACTTTATTCCGAGTCCATTCGCTTAGAGTGGCTTGTAAAAGATAGGGATTGGAAATATTATTTTAAGCCGCAAACGGCCTTCCGAGTGAAGGTGCGTCCGCAAAAACCGAACTCTTCTTCGAAACATAAACATCTTTTTATGCTCGTGGAAGTCTTAGAAGAGGACGTGAAAGATAAAAGATTTGACAAAATTCTAAAAGAATATAATACCGAAGTTATCTATGAAGATGAGGATTTTTATTTTGTTCTGAATAAAGAATATAACTGGTTCGAAGGTGCAATAAAGTATAAGGATGAAGATATTGACCTGAATGTAGAAACGGAAGATTTGGAAGAATTAAAAAATATTTTGAGTGCTTATAAAGCCGCAACAAAAAATTTCGATGAGTGGCTAAACAGAATAAAAAAATTTGCAGCAGAACAGCTTACCGGCTTGGCAAATGATTGGCAGGAGAAGGAGACTCCCGAAATTACTAAAAAAGACTTCTTCGACAGGGTTGAACTTTCGAGTATTGTTCTCGAACCTGAAAATAATTTTATTGTTTACCTGCATGATGATGATATGTTTTTCGGGCACATTATCTGTGTGTACGGAAATCTTGACGGAAAACTCGATAGTGCGAATATAGAAGGATAA